A window of Pseudomonas guangdongensis contains these coding sequences:
- a CDS encoding MBL fold metallo-hydrolase has translation MVELDANGHELRAGLRFPWVAPPAPGETLEVAPGVLWLRMPLPFGLDHINLYLLRHGDGWVAVDTGLNTEQSRAVWEAVLGGVLEGRPLLALICTHFHYDHSGLLGWLAERFRCPVYMTHAEYQALHVAPPRSDEPDWAFHQFYRQAGLAAEDSAAFLPMVRAAHFRPRVPSAFRRLREGSVLPIGDRRWQVVLGRGHSPEHACLLSAEDGLLISGDQVLPRITSTVGVNVDEPDGDPLRDWLASLDRLAALPDGLLVLPAHERPFFGLHLRLAQLRAHHRQHLDQTLERCSEPCTAAELMVELFPRLKSRFDELMAIGETLAHTNYLVTEGLLVRETVAGVYRYRRARPQDAPAGLPSLF, from the coding sequence ATGGTTGAACTCGACGCCAACGGCCACGAACTGCGTGCCGGCCTGCGCTTTCCCTGGGTGGCGCCGCCGGCCCCCGGCGAGACCCTGGAGGTGGCGCCCGGCGTGCTCTGGCTGCGCATGCCGCTGCCCTTCGGCCTCGATCACATCAACCTCTACCTGCTGCGCCATGGCGATGGCTGGGTGGCGGTCGACACCGGCCTGAACACCGAGCAGAGCCGCGCGGTGTGGGAGGCGGTGCTGGGCGGCGTGCTGGAGGGCCGGCCGCTGCTGGCGCTGATCTGCACCCACTTCCACTACGACCACAGCGGCCTGCTCGGCTGGCTGGCCGAACGCTTCCGCTGCCCGGTGTACATGACCCACGCCGAGTACCAGGCGCTGCATGTCGCGCCGCCGCGCAGCGACGAGCCGGACTGGGCCTTTCACCAGTTCTATCGCCAGGCCGGGCTGGCGGCGGAGGATTCGGCCGCCTTCCTGCCGATGGTCCGCGCGGCGCACTTCCGGCCGCGCGTGCCGAGCGCCTTCCGCCGCCTCAGGGAGGGCAGCGTGCTGCCCATCGGCGACCGGCGCTGGCAGGTGGTGCTCGGCCGCGGTCACTCGCCCGAGCACGCCTGCCTGCTCAGCGCCGAGGACGGCCTGCTGATTTCCGGCGATCAGGTGCTGCCGCGCATCACCTCGACGGTCGGCGTCAACGTCGACGAGCCGGACGGCGACCCGCTGCGCGACTGGCTGGCTTCCCTCGACCGGCTGGCCGCGCTGCCCGACGGCCTGCTGGTGCTGCCGGCCCACGAGCGGCCGTTCTTCGGCCTGCACCTGCGCCTCGCGCAGTTGCGCGCCCATCACCGCCAGCATCTCGACCAGACCCTGGAGCGCTGCAGCGAGCCGTGCACGGCGGCCGAGCTGATGGTCGAGCTGTTCCCGCGGCTGAAGAGCCGCTTCGACGAGCTGATGGCCATCGGCGAGACGCTGGCCCACACCAATTACCTCGTCACCGAGGGACTGCTGGTGCGCGAGACGGTGGCGGGCGTGTACCGCTACCGCCGCGCCCGGCCGCAAGACGCGCCGGCCGGTCTGCCTAGTCTGTTCTGA
- a CDS encoding long-chain-acyl-CoA synthetase produces MNDPIQAQTVAALDAAPVPREVTQARLDRRAAASALIKPRDPYTIGDRLEEQAQRLAARPLLIYGGERYSYAEVDARANQVAHAALARGLKAGDVCALALENRPEFFFAWFGLVKLGVVVAPLNTHVSGKPLAHALETTGARAVLAGEECLANFAATENLPAVPLWLVPDAEKPAGVELRALTDQGFAAEVAAAPRQAPPRELREGISAETPSLLIFTSGTTGLPKAARYSHMRWMSSGDVMVETLEATPDDVFYCCLPLYHGAAATSVTSTALKVGAAIVVRRRFSVREFWSDVRNHGITICQYIGEICRYLLNLPEDARDREHSLRAMLGAGLSPESWQRWVERFGEVQIFEGWGSTEANTNLINVDNRIGSCGRVPYWEKTNFRLVRFDVESESHPRDANGFYLLCQPGEVGEAIGYIVDHPDIGGGRFEGYTSAEATEKKILRDVFQKGDAYWSSGDLLRYDEDGYFYFVDRIGDTFRWKSENVSTLEVADALADYPGLELINIYGVQVPGQEGRAGMAAVLMQDGQQFDPDSFYALTEARLPRYAAPVFVRVSAAADLTSTFKLRKVDLQRQGYDPANFADPLYLRDDGAGTYRPYSAEALAAIGLAPFGDSHG; encoded by the coding sequence ATGAACGATCCCATCCAAGCCCAGACCGTGGCCGCGCTGGACGCCGCCCCGGTGCCCCGCGAGGTCACCCAGGCGCGCCTCGACCGCCGCGCCGCGGCCAGCGCGCTGATCAAGCCGCGCGATCCCTACACCATCGGCGACCGTCTGGAGGAGCAGGCGCAGCGCCTGGCCGCGCGGCCGTTGCTGATCTACGGTGGCGAGCGCTACAGCTACGCCGAGGTGGACGCGCGCGCCAACCAGGTGGCGCACGCCGCTCTGGCCCGTGGCCTCAAGGCCGGCGACGTCTGCGCGCTGGCGCTGGAGAACCGCCCGGAGTTCTTCTTCGCCTGGTTCGGCCTGGTCAAGCTCGGCGTGGTGGTGGCGCCGCTCAACACCCACGTCAGCGGCAAGCCGCTGGCCCATGCCCTGGAAACCACCGGCGCGCGCGCCGTGCTGGCCGGCGAGGAATGCCTGGCCAACTTCGCCGCCACCGAGAACCTGCCGGCGGTGCCGCTGTGGCTGGTGCCGGATGCCGAGAAGCCGGCGGGTGTCGAGCTGCGCGCGCTCACCGACCAAGGCTTCGCCGCCGAGGTGGCGGCCGCCCCGCGCCAGGCGCCGCCGCGCGAGCTGCGCGAAGGCATCAGCGCCGAGACGCCGAGCCTCTTGATCTTCACCTCCGGCACCACCGGCCTGCCCAAGGCGGCGCGCTACAGCCACATGCGCTGGATGAGTTCGGGCGACGTGATGGTAGAGACCCTGGAGGCCACCCCGGACGACGTCTTCTATTGCTGCCTGCCGCTCTATCACGGCGCGGCGGCCACCTCGGTGACCTCCACCGCGCTCAAGGTCGGCGCCGCCATCGTGGTGCGCCGGCGCTTCAGCGTGCGCGAGTTCTGGAGCGACGTGCGCAACCACGGCATCACCATCTGCCAGTACATCGGCGAGATCTGCCGCTACCTGCTCAACCTGCCGGAAGATGCGCGCGACCGCGAGCACAGCCTGCGCGCCATGCTCGGCGCCGGCCTGTCGCCGGAGTCCTGGCAGCGCTGGGTGGAGCGCTTCGGCGAGGTACAGATCTTCGAGGGCTGGGGCTCCACCGAGGCCAACACCAACCTGATCAACGTCGACAACCGCATCGGCTCCTGCGGCCGCGTGCCCTACTGGGAGAAGACCAACTTCCGCCTGGTGCGCTTCGACGTGGAAAGCGAGTCGCACCCGCGCGACGCCAACGGCTTCTACCTGCTGTGCCAGCCGGGCGAGGTGGGCGAGGCCATCGGCTACATCGTCGACCACCCGGACATCGGCGGCGGCCGCTTCGAGGGTTACACCTCGGCCGAGGCCACCGAGAAGAAGATCCTCCGCGACGTGTTCCAGAAGGGCGACGCCTACTGGAGCTCGGGCGATCTGCTGCGCTACGACGAGGACGGCTACTTCTACTTCGTCGACCGCATCGGCGACACCTTCCGCTGGAAGAGCGAGAACGTCTCGACCCTGGAGGTGGCCGACGCACTGGCCGACTATCCGGGCCTGGAGCTGATCAACATCTACGGCGTGCAGGTGCCGGGGCAGGAGGGCCGCGCCGGCATGGCGGCGGTGCTGATGCAGGACGGCCAGCAGTTCGATCCGGACAGCTTCTACGCGCTGACCGAGGCGCGTCTGCCGCGCTACGCCGCGCCGGTGTTCGTGCGCGTGTCGGCCGCCGCCGACCTGACCAGCACCTTCAAGCTGCGCAAGGTCGACCTGCAGCGCCAGGGCTACGACCCGGCGAATTTCGCCGATCCGCTGTACCTGCGCGACGACGGCGCCGGCACCTACCGGCCGTATTCGGCCGAGGCGCTGGCGGCCATCGGCCTGGCGCCCTTCGGTGATTCCCATGGTTGA
- a CDS encoding alkene reductase, which yields MNPLFQPLRLGDIELANRVVMAPMTRSRAGADGMPTLDMVEYYAQRASAGLIVAEGTAPSAAGLGYCRTPGIYNAAQIAAWRGVTEAVHAAGGRIVLQLMHVGRVASHHNKPAGAPTVAPSALRARTQLYSDAAGMVDTDEPVALSTAQVREVIAEFAQAARNARAAGFDGVELHCTSGYLPMQFMAEGSNKRSDEYGGSLENRVRFPAEVLAAMAEAIGPGRVGLRICPGNPYNDSEDSAPAATAAALLDAIAPLGLAFLHVMRAPVPGLDAFALAREHFPGALILNDGFDGHSAARAIESGQGEAVSFARHYIGNPDLAERLRVNAPLAGFDRGSLYTPGPRGYLDYPRWPVPAS from the coding sequence ATGAATCCGTTGTTCCAACCCCTGCGTCTGGGCGATATCGAACTGGCCAACCGCGTGGTGATGGCGCCGATGACCCGCAGCCGCGCCGGCGCCGACGGCATGCCGACCCTCGACATGGTCGAGTACTACGCCCAGCGCGCCAGCGCCGGCCTGATCGTCGCCGAAGGCACCGCGCCCTCGGCCGCCGGCCTCGGCTACTGCCGCACCCCGGGCATCTACAACGCCGCGCAGATCGCCGCCTGGCGCGGCGTCACCGAGGCGGTGCATGCCGCCGGCGGGCGCATCGTCCTGCAGCTGATGCACGTCGGCCGGGTCGCCAGCCACCACAACAAGCCGGCCGGCGCGCCGACCGTGGCGCCCTCGGCGCTGCGCGCGCGCACCCAGCTGTACAGCGACGCCGCCGGCATGGTCGACACCGACGAGCCGGTGGCGCTGAGCACCGCGCAGGTCCGCGAGGTGATCGCCGAGTTCGCCCAGGCCGCGCGCAACGCCCGCGCCGCCGGCTTCGACGGCGTCGAGCTGCACTGCACCAGCGGCTACCTGCCGATGCAGTTCATGGCCGAGGGCAGCAATAAGCGCAGCGACGAGTACGGCGGCAGCCTGGAAAACCGCGTGCGCTTCCCCGCCGAGGTGCTTGCCGCCATGGCCGAGGCCATCGGCCCGGGCCGCGTCGGCCTGCGCATCTGCCCCGGCAACCCCTACAACGACAGCGAGGACAGCGCCCCGGCCGCCACCGCCGCGGCGCTGCTCGACGCCATCGCCCCGCTGGGACTGGCCTTCCTGCACGTGATGCGCGCGCCGGTGCCGGGGCTGGACGCCTTCGCCCTGGCCCGCGAGCACTTCCCCGGCGCACTGATCCTCAACGACGGCTTCGACGGCCACAGCGCGGCCCGCGCCATCGAGAGCGGGCAGGGCGAGGCGGTGTCCTTCGCCCGCCACTACATCGGCAACCCGGACCTGGCCGAGCGCCTGCGGGTCAACGCGCCGCTGGCCGGCTTCGACCGCGGCTCGCTGTACACGCCGGGGCCGCGCGGCTACCTCGACTACCCGCGCTGGCCGGTGCCGGCGAGCTGA
- a CDS encoding nuclear transport factor 2 family protein: protein MDNNNSLAARLDRLESIEEIRQLAGKYSLSLDMRDLDAHVNLFAPDIRVGRDKVGRAHLKNWLDDTLRNQFDGTSHHLGQHIIEFVDADHATGVVYSKNEHETGPEWVIMQMLYWDDYERIDGRWYFRRRLPCYWYATDLNKPPIGQRKMRWPGREPYHGTFHDLFPSWNEFWAARPDKESLPEVAAPAPLEGFLATLRRGAGAPKIRVR from the coding sequence ATGGACAACAACAATAGCCTCGCCGCGCGCCTGGACCGCCTCGAATCCATCGAGGAAATCCGCCAGCTGGCCGGCAAGTATTCGCTGTCGCTGGACATGCGCGACCTCGACGCCCACGTCAACCTGTTCGCCCCGGACATCCGCGTCGGCCGCGACAAGGTCGGCCGCGCCCACCTCAAGAACTGGCTCGACGACACCCTGCGCAACCAGTTCGACGGCACCTCGCACCACCTCGGCCAGCACATCATCGAGTTCGTCGACGCCGACCATGCCACCGGCGTGGTGTATTCGAAGAACGAGCACGAGACCGGCCCGGAGTGGGTGATCATGCAGATGCTCTACTGGGACGACTACGAGCGCATCGACGGGCGCTGGTACTTCCGCCGCCGCTTGCCCTGCTACTGGTACGCCACCGACCTGAACAAGCCGCCGATCGGCCAGCGCAAGATGCGCTGGCCCGGCCGCGAGCCCTATCACGGCACTTTCCACGACCTGTTCCCCTCCTGGAACGAGTTCTGGGCCGCGCGCCCGGACAAGGAAAGCCTGCCCGAAGTCGCCGCGCCGGCGCCGCTGGAAGGCTTCCTCGCCACCCTGCGCCGCGGTGCCGGCGCGCCGAAGATCCGCGTGCGCTGA
- a CDS encoding SDR family NAD(P)-dependent oxidoreductase: protein MTARLQNKVAFITGGSSGIGEATAHRFAEEGATVVICGRRAEPLEAVVAAIRDKGGNAECVVADVSDEQAFVAAIEAAAQRHGRLDILVNNAMAYSWGAITATETDTWHGNFATTVDGTFWGTRTAMRIMQQQGGGAIVNLASICGLFGTAWMAGYSAAKAAVINFSRAAASEGAAAKIRCNVVIPGVVATPATAGMLADDKARANTEKMIPLRRVGEPVELANAILFLASDEASYVTGACLTVDGGRSSDLYTVLD, encoded by the coding sequence ATGACAGCACGTCTGCAGAACAAGGTCGCCTTCATCACCGGCGGCAGCTCGGGGATCGGCGAGGCCACCGCCCACCGCTTCGCCGAGGAAGGCGCCACCGTGGTCATCTGCGGCCGCCGCGCCGAGCCGCTGGAGGCGGTGGTCGCGGCGATCCGCGACAAGGGCGGCAATGCCGAATGCGTGGTCGCCGACGTCAGCGACGAGCAGGCCTTCGTCGCCGCCATCGAGGCCGCCGCGCAGCGTCACGGCCGCCTCGACATCCTGGTCAACAACGCCATGGCCTACAGCTGGGGCGCCATCACCGCCACCGAGACCGACACCTGGCACGGCAACTTCGCCACCACCGTCGACGGCACCTTCTGGGGCACCCGCACCGCGATGCGCATCATGCAGCAGCAGGGCGGCGGCGCCATCGTCAACCTGGCGTCGATCTGCGGCCTGTTCGGTACCGCCTGGATGGCCGGCTACTCGGCGGCCAAGGCCGCGGTGATCAACTTCAGCCGCGCCGCCGCCTCCGAGGGCGCCGCCGCCAAGATTCGCTGCAACGTGGTGATCCCCGGCGTGGTCGCCACCCCGGCCACCGCCGGCATGCTCGCCGACGACAAGGCGCGCGCCAACACCGAGAAGATGATCCCGCTGCGCCGGGTCGGCGAGCCGGTGGAGCTGGCCAACGCCATCCTGTTCCTCGCCTCCGACGAAGCCTCCTACGTCACCGGCGCCTGCCTGACCGTGGACGGCGGGCGCAGCTCCGACCTCTACACCGTGCTCGACTGA
- a CDS encoding SDR family NAD(P)-dependent oxidoreductase, with amino-acid sequence MKLVNKVAFVTGAGQGMGRAMVRRFAEEGAVVVAADINLDAARESIEGLAGGSALALACNVADGATVAAAMATVVERFGRLDVLVNNAGVGSVDAFLDTPDEHWQRVIGVNLTGVFLCSREAARLMHQSGQGGVIVNLSSTAALSGEGPSHYCASKAGVMGLTRSLARELAASQIRVNTIVPGPTNTPMMAGIPDDWMQSMVKAIPLGRMCEPSEIAAVAAFLASDDASFITGQNIAVNGGMAFI; translated from the coding sequence ATGAAGCTGGTGAACAAGGTGGCCTTCGTCACCGGAGCAGGGCAGGGCATGGGGCGGGCGATGGTGCGCCGCTTCGCCGAGGAGGGCGCCGTTGTGGTAGCGGCGGACATCAATCTGGACGCCGCGCGCGAGAGCATCGAAGGGCTGGCCGGCGGCAGTGCCCTGGCACTGGCCTGCAACGTCGCCGACGGCGCCACGGTGGCCGCGGCCATGGCCACCGTGGTCGAGCGCTTCGGCCGCCTCGACGTGCTGGTCAACAACGCCGGCGTCGGTTCGGTCGACGCCTTCCTCGACACCCCCGACGAGCACTGGCAGCGGGTCATCGGCGTCAACCTCACCGGCGTGTTCCTGTGCAGCCGCGAGGCCGCGCGCCTGATGCACCAGAGCGGCCAGGGCGGGGTGATCGTCAACCTGTCGAGCACCGCCGCTCTCTCCGGCGAGGGGCCGAGTCATTACTGCGCCTCCAAGGCCGGGGTGATGGGCCTGACCCGCAGCCTGGCCCGCGAGTTGGCCGCCAGCCAGATTCGCGTCAACACCATCGTCCCCGGCCCGACCAACACCCCGATGATGGCCGGCATTCCCGACGACTGGATGCAGAGCATGGTCAAGGCCATCCCGCTCGGCCGCATGTGCGAGCCGTCCGAGATCGCCGCCGTGGCGGCCTTCCTGGCCAGCGACGACGCCAGCTTCATCACCGGCCAGAACATCGCCGTCAACGGCGGCATGGCCTTCATCTGA
- a CDS encoding spinster family MFS transporter, protein MNPPARVTWRTHYALGVLTIIYVFNYIDRQLMAILIEPVKAEFGISDTQVGLLSGLTFAVFYTLFGFPLGRLSDRIGRKPVIALSCIAWSAMTMLCGLAGSFLFLVLARIGVAIGEAGGTAPSMAMVSDLYPPRRRSTALSVLMLGSSLGAIFGLGLGGWVAQHYGWRTAFVVIGAPGIFLGLLLWATVRAPKPAAPAIAPAGTAQESWLQTLGLLLQTPGFLWIVLTGSAAAIAGYAIGTWAPSFLIRSHGLSLQEAGILVGVVGGTCSAIGTVTCGWLTDRMVRRDAGWQIGVPLLGTLLSIPFGLACFLWPQGVAFEAFGIAVPLAFLFYIPFGFFGTWWATPCLGAISHLFPATRLAQATAIFVMGMTLLGVGLGPLVTGMLSDYFTPIAGSEALRYSLAASMSLLVLAALFLAIALPRYRRQLLGQPSPSSAVHGATTATA, encoded by the coding sequence GTGAACCCACCTGCGCGTGTCACCTGGCGAACCCATTACGCCCTCGGCGTGCTGACGATCATCTACGTGTTCAACTACATCGACCGGCAGCTGATGGCGATCCTCATCGAGCCGGTGAAGGCCGAGTTCGGCATCTCCGACACCCAGGTCGGCCTGCTCTCCGGGCTGACCTTCGCGGTGTTCTACACCCTGTTCGGCTTCCCGCTCGGCCGGCTCTCCGACCGCATCGGCCGCAAGCCGGTGATCGCCCTGTCGTGCATCGCCTGGAGCGCCATGACCATGCTCTGCGGCCTGGCCGGCAGCTTCCTGTTCCTGGTGCTGGCGCGCATCGGCGTGGCCATCGGCGAGGCCGGCGGCACCGCACCGTCGATGGCGATGGTGTCCGACCTCTACCCGCCACGGCGCCGCTCCACCGCCCTGTCGGTGCTGATGCTCGGCTCCAGCCTCGGCGCGATCTTCGGCCTTGGCCTCGGCGGCTGGGTGGCCCAGCATTACGGCTGGCGCACCGCCTTCGTGGTGATCGGCGCGCCGGGCATCTTCCTCGGCCTGCTGCTGTGGGCCACGGTGCGCGCCCCCAAACCGGCGGCGCCAGCCATCGCGCCGGCCGGCACCGCGCAGGAAAGCTGGCTGCAGACCCTCGGCCTGCTGCTGCAGACTCCGGGCTTCCTGTGGATCGTGCTGACCGGTTCGGCCGCCGCCATCGCCGGCTATGCCATCGGCACCTGGGCGCCGAGCTTCCTGATCCGCTCCCACGGTCTGTCGCTGCAGGAGGCCGGCATTCTGGTCGGCGTGGTCGGCGGCACCTGCTCGGCCATCGGCACGGTCACCTGCGGCTGGCTCACCGACCGCATGGTGCGCCGCGATGCCGGCTGGCAGATCGGCGTGCCGCTGCTCGGCACCCTGCTCAGCATCCCCTTCGGCCTGGCCTGCTTCCTCTGGCCGCAGGGCGTGGCTTTCGAGGCCTTCGGCATCGCCGTGCCGCTGGCCTTCCTGTTCTACATCCCGTTCGGCTTCTTCGGCACCTGGTGGGCGACGCCCTGCCTGGGCGCGATCAGCCACCTGTTCCCGGCCACCCGCCTGGCCCAGGCCACCGCGATCTTCGTGATGGGCATGACCCTGCTCGGCGTCGGCCTCGGCCCGCTGGTCACCGGCATGCTCAGCGACTACTTCACCCCCATCGCCGGCAGCGAGGCGCTGCGCTACTCGCTGGCCGCCTCGATGTCGCTGCTGGTGCTCGCCGCGCTGTTCCTCGCCATCGCCCTGCCGCGCTACCGCCGCCAGCTGCTCGGCCAGCCCTCGCCTTCCAGCGCTGTCCACGGCGCCACCACCGCTACCGCCTGA
- a CDS encoding alpha/beta fold hydrolase, which yields MSAQDLPLPLGHFATLPEGLRLHYLDEGQGPVVLWLHGSGPGASGYSNFKGNYPLFAAAGYRNIVLDLPGFGRSDKPEDTEYCLEFFVAALNAFLSTVGIERCTLVGNSLGGAIALGQALAHPATVEKLILMAPGGLEERETYFQMEGIQRMVEVYSAGPMGVEEMRQVMTLQLFDPSLLDDTLLAERAAVAATQPRSLFAGMRVANMTERLGELTCPVLAFWGTVDRFNPVGGALKLLDNAPQARCLLLNRCGHWVQVEHTELFNRTCLDFLGEA from the coding sequence ATGTCCGCACAAGACCTTCCGCTGCCCCTCGGCCACTTCGCCACCCTGCCCGAAGGCCTGCGCCTGCACTACCTCGACGAGGGCCAGGGACCGGTGGTGCTCTGGCTGCACGGCAGCGGCCCCGGCGCCAGCGGCTACAGCAACTTCAAGGGCAACTACCCGCTGTTCGCCGCCGCCGGCTACCGCAACATCGTCCTCGACCTGCCCGGCTTCGGCCGCTCGGACAAGCCCGAGGACACCGAGTACTGCCTGGAATTCTTCGTCGCCGCGCTGAACGCCTTCCTGAGCACCGTCGGCATCGAGCGCTGCACCCTGGTCGGCAACTCGCTGGGCGGCGCCATCGCCCTCGGCCAGGCGCTGGCCCACCCGGCCACCGTCGAGAAGCTGATCCTGATGGCCCCGGGCGGCCTCGAAGAGCGCGAAACCTACTTCCAGATGGAAGGCATCCAGCGCATGGTCGAGGTCTACAGCGCAGGGCCGATGGGCGTCGAGGAAATGCGCCAGGTGATGACCCTGCAGCTGTTCGACCCGAGCCTGCTCGACGATACCCTGCTGGCTGAACGCGCCGCGGTGGCCGCCACCCAGCCGCGCAGCCTGTTCGCCGGCATGCGCGTGGCCAACATGACCGAACGCCTCGGCGAGCTGACCTGCCCGGTGCTGGCCTTCTGGGGCACCGTCGACCGCTTCAACCCGGTCGGCGGCGCGCTCAAGCTGCTGGACAACGCCCCGCAGGCGCGCTGCCTGCTGCTCAACCGCTGCGGCCACTGGGTGCAGGTCGAGCACACCGAACTGTTCAACCGCACCTGCCTCGACTTCCTCGGCGAAGCCTGA
- a CDS encoding FAD-dependent oxidoreductase: protein MTHYPHLLAPGRIGQLELRNRIVMAPMGSNFAEADGHCGERIQAYYEARAAGGAGLLIMGVCSIAYPAGTAEPYQVGVSSDDFLPGLSALTARVHKHGAKIAMQLQHAGKVAVRDMAEGRPIWVPSIPPAVNTNMMAALTREELSTFVSSSKRREGGAAIRVMDQADIAQMVEWFAAAAERAQRAGFDGVEIHAAHNYIIAGFLSAYYNQRDDEYGGPLENRARLLLEVLAAVRARVGADFPVWLRLDAYELRTPGGITLEDAKTVAVMAEGAGADAVSVSAYAAVTEGVAFTEAPLVHQPGGYLEWAAAIRKEIDIPVIAVGRVEPEAGDQSIAQGRCDFVAMGRKLLADPELPNKLIAGRPQDLRPCIYCYACVSQIFINQRVKCAVNPRTGHEAELVIAPAATPRHVVVVGGGPAGMEAARVAALRGHRVTLLERSDRLGGTLFFAALAYAENGRLLDHLVEQVRNLPIEVRYNSEATPQLLRELGADTVLVATGARRAAPAIPGAEQDHVWSGDELRRLLTGDRAEEIAKRKLSLTQRAMMKAGSLVGVTDSTAAMQKLSHVWMPLGKRVVIVGGGLVGLELAEFLIERGREVCVLESGPSLGRELAIVRRWRVLHGLQEHQAQLLTGVEVQSIGRNKVSYVSAEGVTVEVAADSVVLAIGAEPDDSLARELAAAGLPVSSIGDCEQIGYIEGAMASGLRAGCAV from the coding sequence ATGACCCACTATCCCCACCTGCTCGCCCCCGGCCGCATCGGCCAGCTCGAACTGCGCAACCGCATCGTCATGGCGCCGATGGGCTCCAACTTCGCCGAGGCCGACGGCCACTGCGGCGAACGCATCCAGGCCTACTACGAGGCGCGCGCCGCCGGTGGCGCGGGCCTGCTGATCATGGGCGTATGCTCCATCGCCTACCCGGCCGGCACCGCCGAGCCCTACCAGGTCGGCGTCTCCAGCGACGACTTCCTGCCCGGCCTGTCCGCCCTGACCGCTCGCGTGCACAAGCACGGCGCCAAGATCGCCATGCAGCTGCAGCACGCCGGCAAGGTCGCGGTGCGCGACATGGCCGAGGGCCGGCCGATCTGGGTGCCGTCGATCCCGCCGGCAGTCAACACCAACATGATGGCGGCGCTGACCCGCGAGGAGCTGAGCACCTTCGTCAGCTCCAGCAAGCGCCGCGAGGGCGGCGCCGCGATCCGCGTGATGGACCAGGCCGACATCGCGCAGATGGTCGAGTGGTTCGCCGCCGCCGCCGAGCGCGCCCAGCGCGCCGGCTTCGACGGCGTGGAGATCCACGCCGCGCACAACTACATCATCGCCGGCTTCCTCTCCGCCTATTACAACCAGCGCGACGACGAATACGGCGGCCCGCTGGAGAACCGCGCGCGCCTGCTGCTGGAGGTGCTCGCCGCGGTGCGCGCACGGGTCGGCGCCGACTTCCCGGTGTGGCTGCGCCTGGACGCCTACGAGCTGCGCACCCCCGGCGGCATCACCCTGGAGGACGCCAAGACGGTGGCGGTGATGGCCGAAGGCGCCGGCGCCGACGCGGTCAGCGTGTCGGCCTACGCCGCGGTCACCGAGGGCGTGGCCTTCACCGAGGCGCCGCTGGTGCACCAGCCGGGCGGCTACCTGGAGTGGGCGGCGGCGATCCGCAAGGAAATCGACATTCCGGTGATCGCCGTCGGCCGCGTCGAGCCGGAAGCCGGCGACCAGTCCATCGCCCAGGGGCGCTGCGACTTCGTCGCCATGGGTCGCAAGCTGCTGGCCGACCCGGAGCTGCCCAACAAGCTGATCGCCGGCCGCCCGCAGGACTTGCGCCCGTGCATCTACTGCTATGCCTGCGTCAGCCAGATATTCATCAACCAGCGGGTCAAATGTGCGGTCAACCCGCGCACCGGCCACGAGGCCGAGCTGGTCATCGCCCCGGCGGCCACGCCGCGCCATGTGGTGGTGGTCGGCGGCGGCCCGGCCGGCATGGAGGCGGCGCGGGTCGCCGCGCTGCGCGGTCACCGCGTCACCCTGCTGGAGCGCAGCGACCGCCTGGGCGGCACGCTGTTCTTCGCCGCCCTCGCCTACGCCGAGAACGGCCGCCTGCTCGATCATCTGGTCGAGCAGGTACGCAACCTGCCGATCGAGGTGCGCTACAACAGCGAGGCCACCCCGCAGCTGCTGCGCGAGCTGGGCGCCGACACGGTGCTGGTCGCCACCGGCGCACGGCGCGCCGCGCCGGCCATTCCCGGCGCCGAGCAGGATCACGTGTGGAGCGGCGACGAGCTGCGCCGCCTGCTCACCGGCGACCGCGCCGAGGAGATCGCCAAGCGCAAGCTGTCGCTGACCCAGCGGGCGATGATGAAGGCCGGCAGCCTGGTCGGCGTCACCGACTCGACCGCCGCCATGCAGAAGCTGTCCCACGTGTGGATGCCGCTGGGCAAGCGCGTGGTCATCGTCGGCGGCGGCCTGGTCGGCCTGGAGCTGGCCGAGTTCCTCATCGAGCGCGGTCGCGAGGTCTGCGTGCTGGAAAGCGGGCCGAGCCTCGGCCGCGAGCTGGCCATCGTGCGCCGCTGGCGGGTGCTGCACGGCTTGCAGGAGCACCAGGCGCAACTGCTCACCGGCGTCGAGGTCCAGTCCATCGGCCGCAACAAGGTCAGCTATGTCAGCGCCGAGGGCGTCACCGTGGAAGTTGCGGCCGACTCGGTGGTCCTGGCCATCGGTGCCGAACCGGACGACAGCCTGGCCCGCGAGCTGGCCGCCGCCGGCCTGCCCGTCAGCAGCATCGGTGACTGTGAGCAGATCGGCTACATCGAAGGCGCCATGGCCTCGGGCCTGCGCGCCGGCTGCGCGGTCTGA